In Populus nigra chromosome 1, ddPopNigr1.1, whole genome shotgun sequence, one genomic interval encodes:
- the LOC133683151 gene encoding cellulose synthase-like protein D3, with translation MAADPFQLRRAPTIHHYSNSREDLDSEIGSVEFATYTVQIPPTPDNQPMETPVENEKKLERSCTSNSMFTGGHNCATRAHLKEKMTEFQTSHPQIASAKGSYCAMSGCDAQVITDDLAPCECEYKICRDCYKDALATGDGICPGCKESYRSHDVPELNRRSSFAESNKALAKSQSDDFDYTQFLFESKTNYGYGNAVWPTDGVNDNDEGSSDVPKTFVEKQWKTLTREVKISAAVIAPYRILILVRMIVLGFFLYWRVSNPNEEAMWLWGMSLVCEIWFAFSWLLDQLPKLCPVNRVADLDVLKEKFETPSPGNPTGKSDLPGIDIFVSTADPEKEPPLVTANTILSILAADYPVEKLSCYVSDDGGSLLTFEAMAEAASFANLWVPFCRKHEIEPRNPESYFNLKTDPYKTKVRPDFVRDRRRVKREYDEFKVRINGLSDSIRRRSDAYNSQEELKAMKRWKEKGDDEPLDRLKIPKATWMADGTHWPGTWTVPAPENTRGDHASIIQVMLQPPIEEPLKGTAGDSNSMNLSEVDIRLPVLVYISREKRPGYDHNKKAGAMNALVRASAVTSNGPFILNLDCDHYIYNSQALREGMCFMMDRGGEGICYVQFPQRFEGIDPSDRYANHNSVFFDVNMRALDGIQGPVYVGTGCLFRRTALYNFDPPRYEDHGSCCSCFFGRHKKAAIASAPENGQSHEAEDTDNQEMNLALIPRKFGNSSLFLDSVQVAAFQGLPLADNSYIKYGRPPGALTLPREPLHLATIAEAVNVISCWYEDKTEWGQSVGWIYGSVTEDVVTGYRMHERGWRSVYCVTKRDAFRGTAPINLTDRLHQVLRWATGSVEIFFSRNNALLGGHRLKLLQRIAYLNVGIYPFTSLFLIVYCFLPALALLSNQFIVASLTVTFLVYLLIISLTLCILAVLEIKWSGITLEEWWRNEQFWLIGGTSAHLVAVLQGLLKVIAGIEISFTLTSKSGGDDVDDEFSDLYVFKWTSLMIPPCTIIMVNLIAIGVGVSRTIYSDAPQWSNLLGGVFFSFWVLAHLYPFAKGLMGRRGKTPTIIYVWSGLLSICISLLWVAIDPPSGNTQIGGLFQLP, from the exons ATGGCTGCTGATCCATTCCAACTAAGAAGAGCGCCCACAATTCACCACTATAGTAACTCAAGGGAGGATCTTGATAGTGAAATCGGTAGTGTAGAATTTGCTACATATACAGTCCAGATACCGCCCACACCTGATAATCAGCCAATGGAAACCCCTGTAGAGAATGAAAAGAAGCTGGAGAGGAGTTGCACGTCGAATTCTATGTTTACTGGTGGGCATAATTGCGCTACGCGTGCACATTTGAAAGAGAAGATGACCGAGTTCCAAACAAGCCATCCTCAAATAGCAAGCGCAAAAGGGTCGTATTGTGCGATGTCGGGTTGTGATGCTCAGGTCATCACTGATGATTTAGCGCCTTGTGAATGTGAATACAAAATTTGTAGGGATTGTTATAAGGATGCCTTAGCTACTGGTGATGGGATATGCCCTGGTTGTAAAGAGTCTTATAGGAGTCACGATGTGCCTGAGTTGAACAGGAGGTCATCTTTCGCCGAATCGAATAAAGCGTTGGCGAAGAGCCAGAGTGATGACTTTGATTATACCCAATTTTTGTTTGAGTCAAAGACGAATTATGGGTATGGAAATGCTGTGTGGCCAACAGATGGTGTGAATGACAATGATGAGGGGAGTAGTGATGTCCCTAAAACATTTGTTGAGAAGCAATGGAAAACGCTTACCCGTGAAGTGAAAATATCTGCTGCAGTTATTGCTCCATATCG GATTCTAATCCTTGTCCGAATGATTGTTCTTGGATTTTTCCTGTATTGGAGGGTCTCAAATCCTAATGAAGAAGCAATGTGGTTGTGGGGCATGTCTCTGGTTTGTGAAATCTGGTTTGCTTTTTCTTGGCTACTGGACCAGCTCCCAAAGCTCTGTCCAGTTAACCGTGTTGCTGACCTTGATGTTCTGAAGGAGAAGTTCGAAACTCCTAGTCCAGGTAATCCTACAGGAAAATCTGATCTTCCTGGCATAGATATCTTTGTTTCTACTGCAGATCCAGAGAAAGAACCACCCCTTGTTACTGCAAACACCATTCTGTCTATTCTCGCTGCTGACTACCCAGTTGAGAAGCTCTCGTGTTATGTTTCTGATGATGGAGGATCTCTGCTGACTTTTGAAGCCATGGCAGAGGCTGCTAGTTTTGCCAACTTGTGGGTTCCATTTTGTAGGAAGCATGAAATTGAACCCAGAAACCCAGAATCTTATTTCAATCTGAAGACAGATCCTTATAAGACAAAGGTCCGCCCAGATTTTGTTAGAGATCGAAGGCGGGTAAAACGCGAGTATGATGAGTTCAAGGTTCGAATTAATGGCCTTTCTGATTCAATTCGCCGACGTTCTGATGCTTATAATAGTCAAGAGGAGCTTAAGGCAATGAAGAGATGGAAAGAGAAAGGTGATGATGAACCATTGGATAGATTGAAGATCCCAAAAGCTACTTGGATGGCTGATGGAACCCATTGGCCCGGCACCTGGACAGTTCCAGCACCTGAGAACACTAGGGGTGATCATGCCAGCATCATACAG GTAATGTTGCAGCCTCCTATTGAGGAACCACTAAAAGGAACAGCTGGTGATAGCAATTCGATGAACCTATCTGAAGTGGACATTCGCCTTCCTGTATTGGTTTATATTTCTCGGGAAAAGCGACCTGGTTATGATCACAACAAGAAGGCTGGAGCAATGAATGCACTGGTTCGAGCTTCTGCTGTTACGTCTAATGGACCGTTCATTCTTAACCTTGACTGTGACCACTACATATACAACTCCCAGGCATTGAGAGAAGGCATGTGCTTCATGATGGACCGGGGTGGGGAAGGCATTTGTTATGTTCAGTTTCCTCAGAGGTTTGAAGGAATTGATCCTTCTGATCGCTATGCCAATCACAACTCTGTTTTCTTTGATGTCAACATGCGAGCCCTTGATGGGATACAAGGTCCAGTATACGTTGGAACAGGATGCCTCTTTCGTCGGACTGCCCTCTATAACTTTGATCCTCCACGGTATGAGGATCATGGCAGTTGCTGCAGCTGCTTCTTTGGTCGTCACAAGAAGGCTGCCATTGCTTCTGCCCCGGAAAATGGCCAGTCTCATGAAGCGGAAGACACAGACAATCAGGAAATGAACCTTGCacttattcctagaaaatttggAAATTCAAGTTTGTTTCTTGATTCTGTACAGGTGGCAGCATTTCAAGGTCTGCCCCTTGCTGATAATTCATATATTAAATATGGACGACCTCCTGGTGCTCTAACTCTTCCAAGGGAGCCCCTGCATCTAGCCACAATTGCAGAGGCAGTGAATGTCATCTCTTGCTGGTATGAAGACAAGACTGAATGGGGCCAATCTGTTGGATGGATTTACGGGTCTGTAACTGAGGATGTGGTCACTGGGTATAGGATGCATGAACGGGGATGGAGATCCGTTTATTGTGTGACTAAAAGGGATGCATTCCGTGGGACTGCCCCTATTAATCTCACTGATAGACTTCATCAGGTTCTCCGGTGGGCAACTGGCTCTGTTGAGATATTCTTTTCTCGCAACAATGCCCTTCTGGGTGGTCATAGGTTGAAGCTGCTGCAGAGAATTGCTTACCTCAATGTTGGAATTTACCCTTTCACTTCTTTGTTCCTTATTGTTTACTGCTTCCTTCCCGCTCTTGCACTCTTGTCCAATCAGTTTATAGTTGCGTCTCTAACTGTCACATTCCTAGTATACCTCTTGATCATCAGCTTGACCCTTTGCATTCTTGCTGTGCTTGAGATCAAGTGGTCTGGAATTACACTGGAAGAGTGGTGGAGGAACGAGCAGTTCTGGTTAATCGGAGGCACAAGTGCTCATCTTGTTGCCGTGCTCCAGGGGCTACTGAAGGTGATTGCAGGAATTGAGATTTCATTCACACTAACATCTAAATCAGGTGGagatgatgttgatgatgagtTTTCTGATCTCTATGTATTCAAATGGACATCTCTTATGATACCACCTTGCACAATCATTATGGTCAACCTTATTGCAATTGGAGTCGGAGTTTCCCGAACTATATACAGTGACGCACCTCAGTGGAGCAATTTACTTGGAGGCGTGTTCTTCAGCTTTTGGGTCCTGGCTCATCTCTACCCCTTTGCAAAAGGGCTTATGGGAAGACGTGGAAAGACACCCACCATCATATATGTTTGGTCGGGGCTCCTTTCTATATGTATTTCACTACTCTGGGTTGCTATTGACCCTCCATCGGGAAATACTCAAATAGGGGGGCTATTCCAACTCCCATGA
- the LOC133697161 gene encoding probable xyloglucan endotransglucosylase/hydrolase protein 30, whose protein sequence is MVKNKMDCLCCWSLSKPFYLLLFLFSFPCIIASAAFNLSTISFDEGYSPLFGDGNLVRSPDGRTARLLLDRFTGAGFISSKMYKYGFFSANIKLPGDYTAGLCVAFYTSNGDVFEKTHDELDFEFLGNTEGKPWRFQTNLYGNGSTSRGREERYRLWFDPSKQFHRYSILWTAKNTIFYIDDVPIREVIRSEEMGGEYPSKPMSLYATIWDASNWATSGGKYKVNYKYAPFVSEFKDFVLEGCPSDPIEEFPSVDCYESYSRLESADYATITRRQRSAMRKFRQRYMYYSYCYDSLRYPVPPPECVVIPTEKDRFRDTGRLRFGGSHQGRKRRSRRRGRVQVSSIESDPDV, encoded by the exons atggtAAAGAACAAAATGGATTGCTTATGCTGTTGGTCTCTCTCGAAACCTTTCTATCtccttctcttccttttctccttTCCTTGTATAATTGCCAGCGCAGCTTTCAATCTCTCCACCATCTCCTTTGATGAAGGTTACAGCCCCCTCTTCGGCGACGGCAACCTTGTTCGTTCTCCTGATGGTAGAACCGCCCGCCTCCTCCTTGATCGCTTCACAG GTGCGGGTTTTATTTCATCCAAGATGTATAAATATGGATTCTTTAGTGCCAACATCAAGTTACCAGGCGACTACACTGCCGGTCTCTGCGTTGCCTTCTAT ACATCAAACGGGGACGTGTTCGAGAAGACCCATGATGAATTGGACTTTGAATTCCTAGGAAACACTGAAGGGAAGCCATGGAGGTTCCAAACAAACTTGTATGGTAATGGAAGCACGAGTCGTGGCAGAGAAGAAAGATATCGATTATGGTTTGACCCTTCCAAACAGTTCCATAGGTATAGCATTCTATGGACGGCAAAGAACACCAT ATTCTACATCGACGATGTTCCCATCCGAGAGGTGATTCGCAGTGAAGAAATGGGCGGCGAGTACCCATCAAAACCAATGTCCCTGTATGCTACAATATGGGATGCGTCAAATTGGGCAACTTCTGGTGGCAAATACAAGGTCAATTATAAGTATGCAccatttgtgtccgaatttaaGGACTTTGTCCTAGAGGGATGCCCTTCTGACCCCATCGAGGAATTTCCTTCTGTGGATTGCTATGAGAGTTATTCCAGGCTTGAGAGTGCCGATTATGCCACCATAACAAGGAGACAACGGTCAGCCATGCGTAAATTTCGCCAGCGTTACATGTATTATTCTTACTGCTACGATTCATTAAGGTATCCCGTGCCACCACCAGAATGTGTTGTGATTCCAACAGAGAAGGACAGGTTCAGGGACACTGGTAGATTGAGATTCGGTGGCAGCCATCAAGGCCGCAAACGCCGCTCAAGGCGGCGAGGTCGAGTTCAAGTTTCTAGTATAGAATCTGATCCGGATGTGTGA
- the LOC133688911 gene encoding LOW QUALITY PROTEIN: UV-B-induced protein At3g17800, chloroplastic (The sequence of the model RefSeq protein was modified relative to this genomic sequence to represent the inferred CDS: inserted 2 bases in 1 codon; deleted 2 bases in 2 codons; substituted 2 bases at 2 genomic stop codons), producing the protein MIQSHLSIVLGETTSLXPLETIVEISKVKLXKLYAASIMYGYXFLRRVDQRYQPERTMNTLPKGFDKDRAWFEDPSPAKPLWRPESLIRIVPEKSYRLRSYVMYLDVETLQRYATIRSKEAISLNEKQTQALFGRPDIRIAENGSIETANDEVVSITISGLTMPVLEAVAFGPFLWDAESYVESKYHFLNS; encoded by the exons ATGATACAGAGCCACCTGTCTATTGTACTTGGAGAAACGACTAGTCT CCCCCTTGAGACCATTGTTGAAATTAGCAAAGTCAAACTTTGAAAGCTATATGCTGCTTCTATAATGTATGGATATTAA TTCCTCAGAAGAGTTGATCAGCGATATCAGCCTGAGAGAACCATGAATACCCTTCCCAAGGGATTTGATAAAGACCGGGCATGGTTTGAAGATCCAAGTCCAGCGAAACCG CTTTGGCGTCCAGAATCTTTGATAAGGATTGTGCCTG aaaaatcatatagacTGAGATCCTATGTGATGTACTTAGATGTGGAGACACTGCAAAGATATGCAACTATAAGATCCAAGGAAGCTATTTCTTTGAATGAAAAGCAGACTCAAGCACTTTTTGGGAGGCCAGATATAAGGATTGCTGAGAATGGTTCCATTGAGACGGCTAATGATGAAGTTGTCTCAATCACAATCTCTGGACTTACTATGCCGGTCCTGGAGGCGGTAGCTTTTGGACCATTCCTATGGGATGCAGAAAGCTATGTCGAATCAAAATACCATTTTTTGAACAGTTAA